A stretch of the Vitis riparia cultivar Riparia Gloire de Montpellier isolate 1030 chromosome 13, EGFV_Vit.rip_1.0, whole genome shotgun sequence genome encodes the following:
- the LOC117929197 gene encoding putative disease resistance RPP13-like protein 1 isoform X2 → MEVVGELLLSAAFQVLFDKLASSDFLSFARQEHIHSQLKKWETQLFNIREVLNDAEDKQIASSSVKLWLADLRILAYDMEDILDEFNTEMLRRKLAVQPQAAAASTSKVWSLIPSCCTSFTPSHVTFNVSMGSKIKDITSRLEDISTRKAQLGLEKVAGTTTTTWKRTPTTSLFNEPQVHGRDDDKNKIVDLLLSDESAVVPIVGMGGLGKTTLTRLAYNDDAVVKHFSPRAWVCVSVESDVEKITKAILSDISPQSSDFNNFNRLQVELSQSLAGKRFLLVLDDVWNMNYEDWNNLRSPFRGGAKGSKVIVTTRDRGVALIMQPSDNYHHSLEPLSDDDCWSIFVQHAFENRDIQEHPNLKSIGKKIVEKCRGLPLAAKVLGGILRSKQRDNEWEHILNSKIWTLPDTECGIIPALRLSYHHLPAQLKRCFVYCATFPQDYEFRETELVLLWMAEGLIQPLEGNKQMEDLGGEYFRELVSRSFFQQSGSGGSQFVMHDLISDLAQSVAGQLCFNLEDKLKHDKNHTILQDTRHVSYNRCYFGIFKNFEAFKEVEKLRTFIALPIDDVRGHLSSKVFSCLFPKLRYLRGLSLSGYHIKELPDSVGDLKHLRYLNFSMTSIERLPESISKLYNLQALILRECWDLTILPTDIGNLVNLRHLDITDTSSLKNMPPRISNLVNLQTLSKFIVEKNNSSSSIKELKKLSNIGGTLSILGLHNVADAQDAMDVDLKGKHNIKDLTMEWGNDFDDTRNEQNEMQVLELLQPHKNLEKLTISFYGGGIFPSWMRNPSFSQMVQLCLKGCRNCTLLPSLGQLSSLKNLRIEGMSGIKNIDVDFYGQNVESFQSLESLTFSDMPEWEEWRSRSFIDEERLFPRLRELRMTQCPKLIPPLPKVLSLHELNLIACNEVVLGRIGVDFNSLAALEIRDCKEVGWLRLEKLGGLKRLRVCGCDGLVSLEEPALPCSLEYLEIRGCENLEKLPNELQSLRSATELVIEKCPKLMNILEKGWPPMLRKLRVYDCEGIKALPGDWMMMRMDGDNTNSSCVLERVAITSCPSLLFFPKGELPTSLKQLIIEDCENVKSLPEGIMRNCNLEQLNIWGCSSLTSFPSGELPSTLKHLAIWNCGNLELLPDHMPNLTSLEDLYISGCPSLESFPERGLGFAPNLTNVDITDCENLKTPLSEWGLNRLLSLKVLTIAPGGYQNVVSFSHGHDDCHLRLPTSLTSLHIGNFQNLESMASMSLPTLISLEDLCISDCPKLQQFLPKEGLPATLGRLQIRGCPIIEKRCLKGRGEDWPHIAHIPAIYIGDN, encoded by the exons ATGGAGGTTGTTGGAGAGCTTCTTCTTTCTGCCGCCTTTCAAGTGCTGTTTGATAAGTTGGCCTCCTCTGATTTCCTCAGTTTTGCCCGCCAAGAACACATTCATTCTCAACTCAAGAAGTGGGAGACCCAACTCTTCAATATTCGTGAAGTGCTCAACGACGCCGAGGATAAGCAGATTGCAAGTTCCTCTGTCAAACTCTGGCTTGCTGACCTCAGGATCTTGGCCTATGACATGGAGGACATCCTCGACGAGTTCAACACCGAAATGCTGCGACGCAAGCTGGCAGTGCAACCTCAGGCGGCTGCTGCCTCCACGAGCAAGGTATGGAGTCTCATCCCTTCTTGCTGTACTAGTTTCACTCCCAGTCATGTTACTTTTAATGTTAGCATGGGGTCCAAGATCAAGGATATCACCAGCCGCTTGGAAGATATTTCCACACGCAAAGCCCAACTGGGTTTGGAAAAGGTTGCAGGAACAACAACTACTACTTGGAAAAGAACACCCACCACATCTTTGTTTAATGAACCACAAGTTCATGGAAGAGACGATGACAAAAACAAGATCGTAGATTTGCTGCTCAGTGATGAATCTGCTGTTGTCCCCATCGTTGGTATGGGCGGGTTGGGTAAAACCACATTAACCAGACTTGCGTATAACGATGATGCGGTGGTGAAGCATTTTAGTCCAAGAGCATGGGTTTGTGTGTCTGTTGAGTCTGATGTGGAGAAAATAACAAAGGCTATTCTCAGCGACATCTCTCCCCAGAGCAGCGATTTCAACAATTTCAATCGACTCCAAGTTGAATTAAGCCAATCATTAGCTGGAAAAAGGTTTTTGCTTGTCCTGGATGATGTTTGGAACATGAACTATGAAGATTGGAATAACTTGCGATCCCCTTTCAGGGGAGGGGCTAAAGGAAGTAAAGTCATAGTAACCACACGTGATCGAGGAGTGGCATTAATAATGCAACCATCTGATAACTACCACCACTCACTTGAGCCTTTATCAGACGATGACTGCTGGTCAATATTTGTACAACATGCATTTGAAAACAGAGACATCCAAGAACATccgaatttaaaatcaataggCAAGAAGATTGTTGAGAAGTGCCGTGGTTTGCCGTTAGCAGCAAAGGTGCTTGGTGGTATCTTACGCTCCAAACAGCGAGACAATGAATGGGAGCATATATTGAATAGCAAAATTTGGACCTTACCAGATACTGAATGTGGCATCATTCCTGCATTACGGTTGAGTTATCATCATCTTCCAGCGCAACTAAAAAGATGCTTTGTTTATTGCGCAACATTTCCTCAAGACTACGAATTTAGGGAAACTGAGCTAGTTTTGTTATGGATGGCAGAGGGATTAATTCAACCATTGGAAGGAAATAAGCAAATGGAAGATTTAGGTGGTGAGTACTTTCGTGAATTGGTGTCGAGGTCATTTTTCCAACAATCTGGAAGTGGTGGATCACAATTTGTCATGCACGACCTCATTAGTGATCTTGCTCAATCAGTTGCTGGACAACTATGTTTCAATTTGGAGGATAAGTTGAAGCATGATAAGAACCATACCATTTTACAAGACACTCGCCATGTGTCATATAATCGTTGTTATTTTGGgatctttaaaaattttgaagcttTCAAGGAAGTAGAGAAGTTACGAACATTTATAGCGTTACCAATTGATGATGTAAGGGGTCACTTAAGTAGTAAGGTGTTTAGTTGCTTGTTCCCCAAATTAAGATATTTAAGAGGGCTATCTTTGAGTGGGTATCACATAAAAGAGTTACCAGACTCAGTCGGAGATTTAAAGCATTTACGGTATCTTAATTTTTCCATGACTTCAATTGAAAGGCTACCAGAATCGATAAGTAAGCTCTACAATTTACAAGCACTAATATTGCGTGAATGTTGGGATCTTACAATCTTACCTACGGACATTGGGAATTTGGTTAATCTTCGACATCTGGATATTACCGATACAAGCAGCTTAAAGAACATGCCTCCACGCATAAGTAACTTGGTAAATTTGCAAACACTATCAAAATTTATCgtggagaaaaataatagctCATCAAGtataaaagaattgaagaagTTGTCGAATATTGGAGGGACACTTTCCATTTTAGGGCTGCATAATGTGGCGGATGCTCAAGATGCAATGGATGTGGATTTGAAGGGGAAGCATAATATTAAAGATTTAACAATGGAATGGGGCAATGATTTTGATGATACTCGCAATGAACAGAATGAAATGCAAGTTTTGGAGTTGCTTCAACCCCATAAAAATCTGGAAAAACTCACCATCTCATTTTATGGTGGAGGAATATTCCCAAGTTGGATGCGGAACCCTTCATTCTCACAGATGGTGCAGTTGTGTCTCAAAGGTTGCAGAAACTGCACACTGTTACCATCTCTTGGGCAATTGTCCTCGCTCAAAAACTTGCGCATTGAAGGAATGAgtggaataaaaaatatagatgttGACTTTTACGGGCAGAATGTGGAGTCTTTTCAATCGTTGGAGTCTCTAACCTTTTCGGATATGCCAGAGTGGGAAGAATGGCGTTCTCGCAGTTTCATTGATGAAGAAAGATTATTTCCTCGCCTCCGTGAGCTTAGGATGACGCAATGTCCAAA GTTGATTCCTCCGCTTCCAAAAGTTTTATCTCTCCATGAATTAAACTTAATAGCATGTAACGAAGTAGTGTTGGGCAGAATTGGAGTTGATTTCAACTCCCTTGCAGCTTTAGAAATCAGAGATTGCAAAGAGGTGGGATGGTTGAGATTAGAAAAGCTTGGCGGGCTGAAGCGTTTAAGGGTGTGTGGATGTGATGGACTCGTATCCTTGGAGGAGCCAGCTCTACCATGCAGTCTTGAATATCTGGAAATACGAGGGTGTGAAAATCTTGAGAAGCTGCCAAATGAATTGCAAAGTCTCAGGTCAGCAACTGAGTTAGTAATCGAAAAGTGTCCGAAGCTTATGAACATTCTGGAGAAAGGGTGGCCGCCCATGCTAAGGAAACTTCGAGTGTATGATTGTGAGGGTATCAAGGCACTACCAGGTGATtggatgatgatgaggatggATGGTGACAACACCAACTCCTCATGTGTCCTTGAAAGAGTGGCAATTACGAGTTGTCCAtctctccttttctttccaAAAGGTGAATTACCCACCTCACTTAAACAACTGATAATTGAAGATTGTGAAAATGTCAAGTCCCTACCGGAGGGTATTATGCGCAATTGCAATCTCGAGCAGTTAAATATCTGGGGATGTTCATCTCTGACCTCATTTCCAAGTGGTGAGTTACCCTCCACCCTTAAGCACCTCGCCATTTGGAATTGTGGGAATCTGGAATTGCTGCCGGATCACATGCCC AACCTCACTTCTCTTGAAGATCTGTATATAAGTGGATGTCCGAGTCTAGAGTCATTTCCGGAACGGGGTTTGGGTTTCGCCCCCAACTTGACAAATGTTGACATTACCGATTGTGAGAATCTGAAGACGCCTCTGTCAGAGTGGGGACTCAACAGGCTCCTCTCTCTCAAAGTACTCACCATTGCTCCAGGTGGATATCAAAATGTGGTTTCATTTTCACATGGTCATGATGACTGCCACCTTCGTCTTCCTACATCTCTCACCAGTCTTCACATTGGAAATTTCCAGAATCTGGAATCCATGGCCTCCATGTCTCTCCCGACCCTCATTTCCCTTGAAGATCTTTGTATCTCGGATTGTCCAAAGCTCCAGCAGTTTTTGCCGAAGGAAGGGCTGCCAGCAACACTCGGACGGCTTCAGATCCGGGGTTGTCCTATCATAGAAAAGAGGTGCTTAAAGGGCAGAGGAGAAGATTGGCCCCACATTGCCCACATCCCCGCCATTTATATAGGCGACAATTGA
- the LOC117929197 gene encoding putative disease resistance RPP13-like protein 1 isoform X1: protein MEVVGELLLSAAFQVLFDKLASSDFLSFARQEHIHSQLKKWETQLFNIREVLNDAEDKQIASSSVKLWLADLRILAYDMEDILDEFNTEMLRRKLAVQPQAAAASTSKVWSLIPSCCTSFTPSHVTFNVSMGSKIKDITSRLEDISTRKAQLGLEKVAGTTTTTWKRTPTTSLFNEPQVHGRDDDKNKIVDLLLSDESAVVPIVGMGGLGKTTLTRLAYNDDAVVKHFSPRAWVCVSVESDVEKITKAILSDISPQSSDFNNFNRLQVELSQSLAGKRFLLVLDDVWNMNYEDWNNLRSPFRGGAKGSKVIVTTRDRGVALIMQPSDNYHHSLEPLSDDDCWSIFVQHAFENRDIQEHPNLKSIGKKIVEKCRGLPLAAKVLGGILRSKQRDNEWEHILNSKIWTLPDTECGIIPALRLSYHHLPAQLKRCFVYCATFPQDYEFRETELVLLWMAEGLIQPLEGNKQMEDLGGEYFRELVSRSFFQQSGSGGSQFVMHDLISDLAQSVAGQLCFNLEDKLKHDKNHTILQDTRHVSYNRCYFGIFKNFEAFKEVEKLRTFIALPIDDVRGHLSSKVFSCLFPKLRYLRGLSLSGYHIKELPDSVGDLKHLRYLNFSMTSIERLPESISKLYNLQALILRECWDLTILPTDIGNLVNLRHLDITDTSSLKNMPPRISNLVNLQTLSKFIVEKNNSSSSIKELKKLSNIGGTLSILGLHNVADAQDAMDVDLKGKHNIKDLTMEWGNDFDDTRNEQNEMQVLELLQPHKNLEKLTISFYGGGIFPSWMRNPSFSQMVQLCLKGCRNCTLLPSLGQLSSLKNLRIEGMSGIKNIDVDFYGQNVESFQSLESLTFSDMPEWEEWRSRSFIDEERLFPRLRELRMTQCPKLAGKLPSSLSSLVKLEIVECPKLIPPLPKVLSLHELNLIACNEVVLGRIGVDFNSLAALEIRDCKEVGWLRLEKLGGLKRLRVCGCDGLVSLEEPALPCSLEYLEIRGCENLEKLPNELQSLRSATELVIEKCPKLMNILEKGWPPMLRKLRVYDCEGIKALPGDWMMMRMDGDNTNSSCVLERVAITSCPSLLFFPKGELPTSLKQLIIEDCENVKSLPEGIMRNCNLEQLNIWGCSSLTSFPSGELPSTLKHLAIWNCGNLELLPDHMPNLTSLEDLYISGCPSLESFPERGLGFAPNLTNVDITDCENLKTPLSEWGLNRLLSLKVLTIAPGGYQNVVSFSHGHDDCHLRLPTSLTSLHIGNFQNLESMASMSLPTLISLEDLCISDCPKLQQFLPKEGLPATLGRLQIRGCPIIEKRCLKGRGEDWPHIAHIPAIYIGDN from the exons ATGGAGGTTGTTGGAGAGCTTCTTCTTTCTGCCGCCTTTCAAGTGCTGTTTGATAAGTTGGCCTCCTCTGATTTCCTCAGTTTTGCCCGCCAAGAACACATTCATTCTCAACTCAAGAAGTGGGAGACCCAACTCTTCAATATTCGTGAAGTGCTCAACGACGCCGAGGATAAGCAGATTGCAAGTTCCTCTGTCAAACTCTGGCTTGCTGACCTCAGGATCTTGGCCTATGACATGGAGGACATCCTCGACGAGTTCAACACCGAAATGCTGCGACGCAAGCTGGCAGTGCAACCTCAGGCGGCTGCTGCCTCCACGAGCAAGGTATGGAGTCTCATCCCTTCTTGCTGTACTAGTTTCACTCCCAGTCATGTTACTTTTAATGTTAGCATGGGGTCCAAGATCAAGGATATCACCAGCCGCTTGGAAGATATTTCCACACGCAAAGCCCAACTGGGTTTGGAAAAGGTTGCAGGAACAACAACTACTACTTGGAAAAGAACACCCACCACATCTTTGTTTAATGAACCACAAGTTCATGGAAGAGACGATGACAAAAACAAGATCGTAGATTTGCTGCTCAGTGATGAATCTGCTGTTGTCCCCATCGTTGGTATGGGCGGGTTGGGTAAAACCACATTAACCAGACTTGCGTATAACGATGATGCGGTGGTGAAGCATTTTAGTCCAAGAGCATGGGTTTGTGTGTCTGTTGAGTCTGATGTGGAGAAAATAACAAAGGCTATTCTCAGCGACATCTCTCCCCAGAGCAGCGATTTCAACAATTTCAATCGACTCCAAGTTGAATTAAGCCAATCATTAGCTGGAAAAAGGTTTTTGCTTGTCCTGGATGATGTTTGGAACATGAACTATGAAGATTGGAATAACTTGCGATCCCCTTTCAGGGGAGGGGCTAAAGGAAGTAAAGTCATAGTAACCACACGTGATCGAGGAGTGGCATTAATAATGCAACCATCTGATAACTACCACCACTCACTTGAGCCTTTATCAGACGATGACTGCTGGTCAATATTTGTACAACATGCATTTGAAAACAGAGACATCCAAGAACATccgaatttaaaatcaataggCAAGAAGATTGTTGAGAAGTGCCGTGGTTTGCCGTTAGCAGCAAAGGTGCTTGGTGGTATCTTACGCTCCAAACAGCGAGACAATGAATGGGAGCATATATTGAATAGCAAAATTTGGACCTTACCAGATACTGAATGTGGCATCATTCCTGCATTACGGTTGAGTTATCATCATCTTCCAGCGCAACTAAAAAGATGCTTTGTTTATTGCGCAACATTTCCTCAAGACTACGAATTTAGGGAAACTGAGCTAGTTTTGTTATGGATGGCAGAGGGATTAATTCAACCATTGGAAGGAAATAAGCAAATGGAAGATTTAGGTGGTGAGTACTTTCGTGAATTGGTGTCGAGGTCATTTTTCCAACAATCTGGAAGTGGTGGATCACAATTTGTCATGCACGACCTCATTAGTGATCTTGCTCAATCAGTTGCTGGACAACTATGTTTCAATTTGGAGGATAAGTTGAAGCATGATAAGAACCATACCATTTTACAAGACACTCGCCATGTGTCATATAATCGTTGTTATTTTGGgatctttaaaaattttgaagcttTCAAGGAAGTAGAGAAGTTACGAACATTTATAGCGTTACCAATTGATGATGTAAGGGGTCACTTAAGTAGTAAGGTGTTTAGTTGCTTGTTCCCCAAATTAAGATATTTAAGAGGGCTATCTTTGAGTGGGTATCACATAAAAGAGTTACCAGACTCAGTCGGAGATTTAAAGCATTTACGGTATCTTAATTTTTCCATGACTTCAATTGAAAGGCTACCAGAATCGATAAGTAAGCTCTACAATTTACAAGCACTAATATTGCGTGAATGTTGGGATCTTACAATCTTACCTACGGACATTGGGAATTTGGTTAATCTTCGACATCTGGATATTACCGATACAAGCAGCTTAAAGAACATGCCTCCACGCATAAGTAACTTGGTAAATTTGCAAACACTATCAAAATTTATCgtggagaaaaataatagctCATCAAGtataaaagaattgaagaagTTGTCGAATATTGGAGGGACACTTTCCATTTTAGGGCTGCATAATGTGGCGGATGCTCAAGATGCAATGGATGTGGATTTGAAGGGGAAGCATAATATTAAAGATTTAACAATGGAATGGGGCAATGATTTTGATGATACTCGCAATGAACAGAATGAAATGCAAGTTTTGGAGTTGCTTCAACCCCATAAAAATCTGGAAAAACTCACCATCTCATTTTATGGTGGAGGAATATTCCCAAGTTGGATGCGGAACCCTTCATTCTCACAGATGGTGCAGTTGTGTCTCAAAGGTTGCAGAAACTGCACACTGTTACCATCTCTTGGGCAATTGTCCTCGCTCAAAAACTTGCGCATTGAAGGAATGAgtggaataaaaaatatagatgttGACTTTTACGGGCAGAATGTGGAGTCTTTTCAATCGTTGGAGTCTCTAACCTTTTCGGATATGCCAGAGTGGGAAGAATGGCGTTCTCGCAGTTTCATTGATGAAGAAAGATTATTTCCTCGCCTCCGTGAGCTTAGGATGACGCAATGTCCAAAATTGGCTGGGAAGTTACCCAGTTCGTTAAGTTCCCTCGTAAAGCTAGAGATAGTGGAATGTCCAAAGTTGATTCCTCCGCTTCCAAAAGTTTTATCTCTCCATGAATTAAACTTAATAGCATGTAACGAAGTAGTGTTGGGCAGAATTGGAGTTGATTTCAACTCCCTTGCAGCTTTAGAAATCAGAGATTGCAAAGAGGTGGGATGGTTGAGATTAGAAAAGCTTGGCGGGCTGAAGCGTTTAAGGGTGTGTGGATGTGATGGACTCGTATCCTTGGAGGAGCCAGCTCTACCATGCAGTCTTGAATATCTGGAAATACGAGGGTGTGAAAATCTTGAGAAGCTGCCAAATGAATTGCAAAGTCTCAGGTCAGCAACTGAGTTAGTAATCGAAAAGTGTCCGAAGCTTATGAACATTCTGGAGAAAGGGTGGCCGCCCATGCTAAGGAAACTTCGAGTGTATGATTGTGAGGGTATCAAGGCACTACCAGGTGATtggatgatgatgaggatggATGGTGACAACACCAACTCCTCATGTGTCCTTGAAAGAGTGGCAATTACGAGTTGTCCAtctctccttttctttccaAAAGGTGAATTACCCACCTCACTTAAACAACTGATAATTGAAGATTGTGAAAATGTCAAGTCCCTACCGGAGGGTATTATGCGCAATTGCAATCTCGAGCAGTTAAATATCTGGGGATGTTCATCTCTGACCTCATTTCCAAGTGGTGAGTTACCCTCCACCCTTAAGCACCTCGCCATTTGGAATTGTGGGAATCTGGAATTGCTGCCGGATCACATGCCC AACCTCACTTCTCTTGAAGATCTGTATATAAGTGGATGTCCGAGTCTAGAGTCATTTCCGGAACGGGGTTTGGGTTTCGCCCCCAACTTGACAAATGTTGACATTACCGATTGTGAGAATCTGAAGACGCCTCTGTCAGAGTGGGGACTCAACAGGCTCCTCTCTCTCAAAGTACTCACCATTGCTCCAGGTGGATATCAAAATGTGGTTTCATTTTCACATGGTCATGATGACTGCCACCTTCGTCTTCCTACATCTCTCACCAGTCTTCACATTGGAAATTTCCAGAATCTGGAATCCATGGCCTCCATGTCTCTCCCGACCCTCATTTCCCTTGAAGATCTTTGTATCTCGGATTGTCCAAAGCTCCAGCAGTTTTTGCCGAAGGAAGGGCTGCCAGCAACACTCGGACGGCTTCAGATCCGGGGTTGTCCTATCATAGAAAAGAGGTGCTTAAAGGGCAGAGGAGAAGATTGGCCCCACATTGCCCACATCCCCGCCATTTATATAGGCGACAATTGA